The following are encoded together in the Vigna angularis cultivar LongXiaoDou No.4 chromosome 9, ASM1680809v1, whole genome shotgun sequence genome:
- the LOC128193927 gene encoding uncharacterized mitochondrial protein AtMg00860-like produces the protein MPFGVTNAPAIFMDYINRIFRPFLDKFVVVFIDDIFIYSKSREEHEEHLRMVLGVLREKELYAKLSKCEFWMNEVHFLGHVVSAGGILVDPAKVRAVLEWESPSSVTEVRSFVGLAGYYRRFIEGFSKIVAPLTQLTRKDHPFAWTNRCESSFQELKQKLTSTPVLIIPDTTKPFEVYCDASHQDMEALPVRGYVSSIQRSQESEIPL, from the exons ATGCCGTTTGGTGTTACTAATGCTCCTGCCATATTCATGGACTACATAAATCGCATTTTTAGGCCGTTCCTGGACAAGTTCGTGGTCGTTTTTATTGATGACATCTTCATCTACTCCAAGAGTcgtgaagaacatgaagaacaCTTGAGGATGGTGCTTGGTGTATTAAGGGAAAAGGAGTTGTATGCCAAGTtatccaagtgtgagttttggatgaaTGAAGTGCACTTTTTGGGGCATGTAGTTTCAGCTGGAGGTATCTTAGTGGATCCGGCTAAAGTACGAGCGGTCTTGGAATGGGAGAGTCCTAGTTCGGTCACTGAGGTTAGAAGTTTTGTGGGGCTGGCAGGCTACTATAGGCGATTCATTGAAGGattctctaagatagtagcgCCGTTGACGCAGTTGACCAGAAAGGAtcacccgttcgcttggaccaATCGGTGTGAATCCAGCTTCCAAGAACTAAAGCAGAAGTTAACGAGCACTCCAGTCTTGATTATTCCTGACACGACCAAACCATTCGAAGTCTACTGTGATGCTTCTCACCAAG ATATGGAGGCATTACCTGTACGGGGCTACGTTTCAAGTATTCAGCGATCACAAGAGTCTGAaatacctctttga